The window AAAGCAAAGATTGAGTTCAAAGAGCTTTGGTTCATGacctcagggccgcccggggggggcaagtggggcaatttgccccgggtcccacaggggcccgcacgagaatatagtattctttattattgcaacttttttttatggaaggggcccccaaaattgctttgcaacaggccccctgaatcctctgggtggccctgcatgACCTTGCCAGATTAAGGCAATTTACCTTTAGTCTGTTTAGACTGgatgcaacaaaacaaaacagctttaCAGCCTTTTCCTCCTGGGCCAGAGGTAGATCCAGCTATTAAATTTTAAGATTCTGGTTCCAGttggcttttctttctttaaacagCAGCTGAATCTTGATTCAAACTTTCCAGCTGTCCTCCATCAAAGGCCATCCCAAACCTctgatccaacccccccccccccaattttggaGATAGTCCAATCAAGTTCCAAAATGTAGTGGATCAGGACCCTCTCTAATTATTAGATATTCAAATATTGTTTCTGaacatggggctgggggggttctaTGCCCCAATACTGGAAACATAGAGAAgagatgttgggttttttttttctgagtgtGAGGGATGAGGCCACTTGCcaacagaggaaagaaagaaagagagaaagaaagaaaaagaaacttagTTGTGGCTTCACTCTAACCCACCACATCCTTTTTTCTCCCAACATGTCACAGTGATAGGTCGACAAACTTGTGAGTCCTAAAGTAAACATGATGACCAAAGTCCTCTCTTCAGGAGGCAATTAGATACAAGATGGTGAGGAATCTCCCCACTTCAAGGCAATGCCTTCTGGCCATGACCCAGTATCCACTGGGAGACCCAAAGGGTTCTACGTATGGAGCCAGCTGAGTGGTTTGGGCCGAAGCGGGCTGTCTTGTAAATGTTTAAGCTACAGAGAGCCTACCCCCAAAATACATTATAAATCAGTTCACGTGGTTGGGGCAGGGGAGTAAGATTTGAGGCTCGGCCATTGAATGCTAGTCACATCTCTGGTTTGGAACCCTGACTGCAAATGAGAAGATTGTCTCATGCCACAAGGTGTGTCCCTTCCTTTGCATGTGCCAATGGTGGAGAGACACACCGGAGCAGGACTTTACCAATTCACAGAGTCCTCCATCCAGTGGCTGGACCTGCTATGTGTATATCCTGTATCCTACCTATGACTGAGACCCCACGGGGGACCCTCCAGGTCTGTGGACAATCTCATGGGGACGGGCTCTCTCAGCATGTGCTGTTGTGGCTGGAAAAACTCTGAGGATGGCTCGCCTGGTGGCATTTTGACATTTCTAGTCCCGGCGAGCAGAAATGAAGTAAACATTTCAGAACCTCAAAAAGCTCATTTCAGATTTGTTTCTAAAACAGGGATATTttaggggcagggagatggattTTATTTGATCCTCACAGACTCATCCATCTCTAATGATAAAATCCCTTTCTGCCTCATATCTCTGTTAGGGACCAAATTTATGAGGTGCAGAGCagcttcagctcccactgaccttaCTGGTCCTTTGATGGAAGAAGGGGCAGTATTTTGGGTAGAACTTTAACTCAAGATCCTATGGGGGGAATTCGCTCATACCACCCTCCAGCAGTTGGGATTTGCTTTAATCTCTTTAGTTTGACGTCATACCCACTATTCCCAATATTCCTCAAAAGCCAGGAGGACCATATAGTAAGGGTACAACACTGTTCTCTGAGACTCTGCGGTGTCTTCTTGGGGTTGCTGGAAACATCCCTTCCTGAGAGTGAAGGAAGTAGATAGAGAGTGTCTgaaccactgatttttttttaacatcttaatGGATTCCTGTAAAGTATAtaaaattctttttaaatgaagtttaacGTCTGAAAGGGGAATCATCTGAGTAATTACTGTATGCTTGAGGAgacacactgttttttttttcttttccctctgtTGTTCAACACAATAAACAGATGCCCAAATCCCTTGTGGCGCCGCTGAGTCCTCACTAATTGCTCTAGATCACAGCCCTGTTGGCACTTGTTCTGCAGAATTGTGGATAGAGCCCAAGCCTTCCTTGCTCCTGTTTTGTTCTGAACACGCGGATCTGGGTCTCCTGAAACTATCTGTTTATTTTCCAAAGAGCAAAactaatgttgttgttgttgttgttaactaACAGCCTCTTCAGCCTTTGTGTGTCTATGGAGCTGATTGATTACCCATGAAACTAGGCAGGGGTCTGTCCACAAACTCCCCCGGGGTCCTACGTTtgctggggttggggcaggagggagcggtTTTTCAGTCACACCACGGTGCTGATGGTGGAGGACTCTTCTGACTTTCTCTGCTTGCTGGGCAAGGACTTCAGGTACTCAAGGTGCCGACGGGCGTCTTCTTGGTTCTGCCGGACATAGTAGACCAGGTAGGAGATCACCATGGCGAACCAGCCGAACATGGTGACCAGCATGGCTATGTCCGTGGTCTTTTTGTAAACGCTGCAGAAGTCGATGTCTGTGACCACTTGGAGGAAGGGCTTGCCAACGTGCTCCTCCTTAGCAGAGGAGTCGCAGACGATGCTCCCAGAGGACCCAGCAACCAGGTCCACTGTCCTGATCAGCTCCTGGAGCCTGCAGTCGCACAGCCAAGGGTTACTGGAGAGATTGACCTTGGCCTTCAGATTGCTAAAGACATCCTTATTGACTGACACCAGCTTGTTTGAGGACAAATCCAGGGAATGCAAGTGCTCCGACAAGCCCCGGAAAGCCCCACTCTCTATCCTGACGATGCCATTGTGagacagctccagctccagcaggaCTGGCAAGTTCCGAAAGGCGTCAACGGGGAGGAAGGCAATCTGGTTGAAATCCAGGTAGAGCTTGTTAGTGTCGTTGGGTATGTCCTTAGGGACCTCTGTGAGTTGAGCGTTGCTGCACCGAAAGGTTTTGTAACCGTCCTCTTCTGCCTGGTAGCAGCCCTTGGGAAAGGTAGTGGCCGAATGGAAACAAAAGGTCATCAGAACAAAGCTCTGGAACAGCAGCCACATGGTAACCGAGTGGCGGAGGAACCAGTCTACTAGAGGCATGGTGAGGTGTTTGCATAATCACATGGCCACTTGCTTAtcagctgtctctctctctcaagcggGCCGCTGGATTCATCGTATCTGAGTAAGAGATATCAAGGGGAAAATATAAAACACGCTAGACAGGGAGAAACAGTGTGGCTTGTATGTGATCCCAGTCCTTTATTCTCTCCATCTGGTGTCTCATAACAGCACCCACCACTGTGGTACCCAAGCACCCCTTCCTGTTACACAACAGATGCATTATGGCTTCCGACATGGAGATCTGTCCTTGACACATCAGAAGTGTCCAGGCCCAGAACTCGAGCCACTGAAAAAGTAGCGTGTGCATGTATTGTAGGGCAATGGCTCTCCAACCTGGATCTGTGGTCAGCATTTCCAAGCACTTTACCTGAATAACAGCCACACCCAGCCACTTCTGTCTGGAGATCCCCATCTCACCAAAGCACAGAGAAGTGCCCAAGATCATATTGATTATTATCAATGTGTATTACTGTGGGGCCAAGCAACCTCAGTCGCTGGCCCagacccccttgtgctaggcattgtacaaacatacaaCAAAAGGACAGTCCTGACCCGCAAAAGGCAGATGAGTGGCAGAGCTGACTCTAGAAGCCAAGGTCGTCTTGCCCTCCTAGTCCCATGTcctatccacagaaccaggtcagaACTGGGACATCCTAGCAGGTTGCCGTGGAAACGACAGTGATgcctgggagcagagagaggcaggAGAATCAGGACTGTTCACCTCCCTGAAGGCCAGTGCTCCTGAGCTGTACTCCTTCCTGGCCCTAGGAAGAGCACCAGTTTTGGCCCAAAAATGGGTATTTAATTTCTCATTTCCATAATATGGATAAAGGCTCAACACCATTGCACCAGGCATGCCCAGTGTCTGCTCCTCCAGCACACCCCCTTCTGAGTCTAGTGAACCTACATGCATAGTGCTTTGCACTGCACTGCATGGTGACTGAATGCATCTGCACATAGGGGcacaacttgtggaactccttgcctgaggaggttgttaaggctaggactataacagggattaaaagagaactggataaattcatggaggttaaatccattaatggctgttagccaggatgggtaaggaatggtgtctctagcctctgtttgtcagagggtggggatggatggcaggagagagatc of the Malaclemys terrapin pileata isolate rMalTer1 chromosome 25, rMalTer1.hap1, whole genome shotgun sequence genome contains:
- the LRRC3C gene encoding leucine-rich repeat-containing protein 3C — translated: MPLVDWFLRHSVTMWLLFQSFVLMTFCFHSATTFPKGCYQAEEDGYKTFRCSNAQLTEVPKDIPNDTNKLYLDFNQIAFLPVDAFRNLPVLLELELSHNGIVRIESGAFRGLSEHLHSLDLSSNKLVSVNKDVFSNLKAKVNLSSNPWLCDCRLQELIRTVDLVAGSSGSIVCDSSAKEEHVGKPFLQVVTDIDFCSVYKKTTDIAMLVTMFGWFAMVISYLVYYVRQNQEDARRHLEYLKSLPSKQRKSEESSTISTVV